CGGAGTCAGTGAAAGGATCAAGGATAAATTGAGGTTCTAGTTTTCAGACTACTTTTTGATACAAAGTTATTTGTGTAAATagtgttatttctttattaagtttcaaagttGGTCTTGTAGTTTTAAGTAAAGCCTCCAAGTTGTAGTTGGGTTTTTGAGTTAgttaaaagattgatattggagTGTCTCAGATTCTGTGAAAACGGATACGAACATATAGTTCATAAGCCAAACACGTTACAAAATTGGTTAGCAGCGGTGGGATCTGAGAAACTTcaatattatatgtaaataatcacattgttttattgtcattatttCCTATTTGTCATTACTTGCAAGAAGCAACACACTGTTTTGTAAATACATTGATTTTCagattgttaaataaaatatatttgaaaacttgTTAAATTATTCTTCAAAATATGTCCCGAGCATACAGAGAAGATAAAATGTTGTATGACCCTTACAGTGTCGAAACAAGAAATTTGACCAGGGAATTAGATAAATTAAACAAGGAAATAGAGTGCTTAAGAAATAAGAGTTTTGAAAATACCCCAGACTTTGCTCAGTCAACTCCTATTAGTCAAGCAACACGTCCAAGACAATCTGACTCTGGAATTGCTTCTGCTAGAATTCCAGACCCAGACTCTGGTACAGGCAGCAACATACTCCAAAGTACACACGTTGGGGTAGGGGCTAAGACAAAAGTTATGCCACGGCCTGAAATACATAATAAAGATATTcccgattttgtaaaattaacaCCAGAAATGAGAACTTATTCAGATTCTGTTCTTGAGACAAATTTTGTAACTGAGAGACGAAAGAAAAGTCTACAAAAACCACAAGACAAATTAGGTGCATATAGGGGAGACAACAAAAGCAAAAATATCATAAAGCCCGCTACGTTTGACGGCCAAGGATCATTGATAGATTACAAGTCTCATTTTGATGCCTGTTCGCGTATAAATGGCTGGACAGAGtcagaaaagggtttatatttgGCAGTCTCATTGAGAGGACAGGCCCAGGGGGTACTAGGAAATCTACCCACAGATAAAAGACAAGATTTTAAAGAGCTTGTCATGTCTCTTGAAGAGAGATTTTCGCCTGCCAATCAAACGGAATTGTACCGAACACAATTACGGGAGCGTCGTCAAAAGGCTTCAGAAAGCCTTCCGGAATTAGGTCAGGACATAAGACGCTTAGCGAACCTTTCATATCCAACAGCCCCAAATGACGTTAGGAAAACACTTGCTAAAGAGCAGTTTATAGACGGACTCATGAGTGTAGACATGAGGCTAAGGATAAAACAAGCTAGACCTGCTGACTTGAACGACGCGATTCGACACGCTGTTGAACTTGAAGCTTTTAATAAGGCCGAAATTAAGGAAGATAATGGGAAGGGTTATTCAAGGGCTATAACTAGAGACGGGACCAACAGTGACGCTAGCGACAAAACAGTAGAGCTACTTAAAAACATGCAGACAGCTTTGACTGATCTGCAGCAAGAAGTTAGAGCTTTAAAGCAGACTCGGGCGCAATACCAGAATCACAAGAATCGAGGATGTTTCAATTGTGGAAAATTCGGACACTTCAAGAAAGATTGTCCCGATAGTAGTGTGAAAAGAGGACATCCAAACTCCCAATACCTACCCGAAGTTTCACATGAAAAACAGAACGGTGTAATAGGAGTTAACAAATTAGCAAATGAGGCTGGTATGTTTATAGAGGCTAAGGTCAATGGTTGTAAAGCAAAGATGCTTATAGACACAGGGGCGACAgtatcccttatttcaaaaaAGATGTTTGACATTATGAAATCTCAGGTTCTGTCACCAATGGACAGAGAGATACTGACTGCAAATGGTTCTCCCTTAACTCTGTTTGGGAAAACTATAATTGACATTGACTTAAATGGACATGTTTGTTCAAACATTGCTGTAGTAGCAGACCTAAACGTAGATGGTATATTGGGAATAGACTTTCAAAGAAGCCAAAATTGTGTAATAAATATTACTAAAGGTAGCATTTGGGTACACGGAAGAGAGAACCGTTTACATTTTGAAGGTCAGATAGGCTGCTACAGGGTAGATGTTGCAACAACTATAAAACTGCCTCTTACTAGTGAAGTAATGGTGTctagaaacataaaaaaacctGTTATACCAAAGCCAGAAGTTggtattataattataaataaagatcaAGAGAAGAGCAAGTTGATATGCTACCAGTGTAACAGACGGTATAAAAAGACAGCATATCATAGACGTCATATGACAAGGTGTCACCAGGGTAATGGTGCTGAAAACTTTGAGCTACCAAAAGATCAAGATGAAACACACGACAGTGGAAAAGAGATGTCAGATCTTGTAGAGTTGAAGAACTTGGCCAATAATGACGAAAACAGTCTGATACAAGAAAAAGTTGTTAGAGAGCCCAAAACAGATGTGGAGACTGTTaataaaatttgtcttaaaacGAGAAGCACAATAAGGCCGTCAGGACCAGTAAAATTTGTGGCTCCAAGAAATGAAAAATCACTTGATCTTTTGAAATTTCTAAAAACTGTTAATAGATATATTGGAAATAATAAAGAATTAAAACACACAGTTCAGGAagaattttctatattttgttgaGTTTTAATTGGTTATTGAGATAGCAATGTttggttgttgttgttttttataaaatgttatcgTTATTGTAACTGTTGAGGTCTGTTGAAATACACTCAGCAAAGAGAAAaacaatatatagatatatatgttgtagagtccgtcggaaggggacgttaaatccgaggcCCCATGTACAGGAACATGTCTCGCCCTGTGCATGTAAAAGACCCCTCCTGCAGATTTCGTTAAGAGTAGGCTCCTTGGGGCCGCTGCAGAGGCAAAATTTGTTAGGGACATTTAAAACTTATTCTTTTGCAGTTGCTTTGTGTAAATACAAATAGGAAATAAAAGTATGTTAGTCATGCGAGGACGCATGAAATCGGAGGCGTGGGTAAtgtgacaaaaatgcagtttAGACATAAGACAATATCTATAGTTTATCGTTGAATTGTTATCCATAATAAATTACCCGTTTGAACAATGCGTTAAcgaataatacatataaaatcagTCTTTTATCCTTGGTTGTTAGGAGACGCGTtaattgttgctagggtgctctcttcgaggtccgcgctcTTGGTATATAAAGACACCGATTCATTGCAAGTCGCTCATTTATTAATTGGCCGTCGACGGATGAACATCGGAAAGTGAATACCAGCCAATAAAGTAGTTTAAAAGGAAAGTTTGTAAACCTAGTTTGAGTTGAAAGCTTGTGGTTTTGAAGCAAGCGGTTTCTGAAGTCTTTACGATTGTTGCAAGCTACCGGGTTGTTCCGATACTGTAATTTCCctcgggaatggtcgcagtccctcgaacagaTAGCTTGTAATAATCTGGTGACTTAGGTGCTCCGGGGACTAGGTGCTTCAAAACTAGTTGTCTCAGGAACTAGGTGCTTCAGAGACTAGTTGTCTCAGAGACTGGGTGTCTCAGAACTAGGTGTTTCAGGAACCTAGGATTTTTGAAgcttattcttaagtttaatataattgtttgtcaaatcAGTTGGGACCTCGGAGTCAGTGAAAGGATCAAGGATAAATTGAGGTTCTAGTTTTCAGACTACTTTTTGATACAAAGTTATTTGTGTAAATagtgttatttctttattaagtttcaaagttGGTCTTGTAGTTTTAAGTAAAGCCTCCAAGTTGTAGTTGGGTTTTTGAGTTAgttaaaagattgatattggagTGTCTCAGATTCTGTGAAAACGGATACGAACATATAGTTCATAAGCCAAACACGTTACAATACCAAGTCACTGCAGTTCAGTACCAATTGTTACTACTGTACCTATAACAGGTATAAGATTTATTCACTATGATTCAAgcacaaaataaatgttaattgaatttaataaaattctgggtaacacaaatatttatttttatttccatatGTTTCTACCTGAAACAAAATTTTGGTTAATTATGTATTGTGATCATTGTCTCAGATTGTCAATTAAGAGGACAACTTTGGAATTTTAGATGGTCTTGGTTTGTACTGAGCATACAGTCTCCCCCGACGTCGCTTCTTCTTGGTCATCCATAAACGAATAGATTGATAGGGGTTGAATGATGACGAAACTGGACCTAACATACTTATTTTCATCATAATGTtaagttgtttttctttcagagatGCCCTATATTTACATTTAAGACGGTTTTGTGTACTAAAGCTTCTTTCACATTCTACGCTTGTCAGACTCAAGCATAGAGCTATCATTGCGAGCTTTGAAAATGCTGGCAAGATGTCTTTGTGTAACAGTATAAGTCTTCTACAAAGTTGATAAGTGTCACATTTCGAGTATGCACCATTTATCATTCCTTTCAGTCTGATCCATTCCTCCTTCAGTTTTACTCCATCTATTAATGGTTCTACAATCTTTTCTTTAACTTCTGTTCCTTTAATAAGATTTCCTTCAAcaattttagttttcttttcCTGACCATAAAATTCAGAAAGTCTATCAACGGCATTGTCAGTCTCTGTGACATCTGCGGCGATAACGCTCAGAGGTTCCAAAACTAAACTAAAATCTGTCAACAGATCTCCGTCCTTCCTGTGCAGTCTTTTCTTAATATTCTTAGACAAACTTTTTACATAGTCATCTCTGATTGTTTGAAATTCTTTATCCATGGTTACTGAAAAAGAAAGTTTCTCTCCCTTAAGCATTTTCTCATCTCCTGAAGTTTCAATCATTTTACGCATTTCTAGTAGAGCTTCACCATCAGACACTTTCATGGTTTCAATAATTGCAATTGTTCCTTCAATCAGGGGACGAATTTCACTAAACGACAAATTTTTCTTTTGGAAGCTACAGCTAAGTATACTTAGCTCTGTGTGAACGTCTAACATAAAGGCTGTTACTAGTGCAACTTTGTAGGAACTGAAGTATTTATGTAATCCCTTAGCGACAGGTGATTTTTCAGCAGCAAATTTTGATAACGTTGCTACTATCGAAGAGTAAGATTCAAATACAGCTTCCACTGCATTTTTTAGGCCAAGCCACCTTACAGAATGAGGATCCTTAACTGACAGTTCTGGTTCATTTAATAAcgattgaatattttttaaagcaaaaactCGATTTGCTGAGGCAGTtatgaaattgaataaatttgTGAATTTATCtctaaatttaaccaaaaagtctttctccttaaTGGAGTCAACACAAGCCAGGTTCAGTCGGTGGACCACACAATGAGTTTGTAGACAATATAGTCAATATTTGCTTTTAATCTGCACACCTACCCCTGTTTTATGCCCTAGCATAACTGCTGCACCATCAGTTGCTAACGAAACACAATTTTCTAAAGAAATTCCTAAATTTGAAAATTCACCAACAACACAATTTACTATTGTAATTGCACAACCATCATTTAAATGTATGTTACTTAGAAAGGTGGTGATAGGTTCAGCATTTTTAACGTATCGAACACAAATAGACAATCTTTTTTCTACCCCTATGTCAGTGCTCTCATCCAATATAATTGCGTATATAGGTGATGATTTAATATAATTTACTATTACATTGGTGAGTGTTTTGGCAATACAAGACTGAATTTCCGAAATAGTGTCCCAgcttaaatttgaatatttgaattcaagTCCGTTTTTCTTTTGCAAGTCTAACAGCCCATTCACATTGGTTGTTGGCATTTCATTTTTCGATGCATGGTAAATTGTGttgaataaaattttatcatCATTTATAAGGGTGAACTGTGATTCAGAATCTGTTTCAATCTCATCACATTCAAAATCCGAGTCAGTTTTAGTAATTgggaaatttttattgacaaTATCCAAGTGCTCTGCACTCTCGTTATGTCTTATAACTGCTGAGAGTTGAATATTTGAGGTCCCTTCATGGCCCCAAATGCTCGTTATGTTTTTGTCCCTTGTGGCAGATTTACATTCACTGCAATATATATATGCGACCCCCGATTTATCGACTTTTTGTAGCCAAGTATACTTTTCTTTCCAGGAGAAGAAGGTCTTATCTGACACTGTGTGTCTTTGTTTTTTGCTGGTATTTTCATTTGATGAAGAAACGGCATTGTTGATTATCTCGTTTATTATGTCATATGTAAACGGAGTTGTAGCCTCCTCCACTATAGTATTAATTATTTGGCGTGCAAACTTCTGTGCCTCCGCATGGCGGTCTGTTGTCAAATAATTCAAAAGACTGTAAGATTTTGCAACTAGCGGTGCTTTTTTTCTGCCTCGCCGACTCATGTTTGCTGAAATAAATTTCATCAACTGGTCCCTTATGTTTACCGGGGATACAGTATTGAGCAACATACACTTTATACAGGGACACAGATCAAGTATAATTCTGCCAATCAAGATGCAGCTTCTACGCTCTATTTATAGAACGGAAGAAGAATTCCCTTAGAGAATTCCtgttataaatattacaaaaatagatTTACGCGTCAACATTTCATTGATAAGGGTAATTAACGCACTCGACAGCGATCAGAAGGGTTGAAAACTCATAGCTTTGACATATAATTGGGTTTTGCTCTTCATGAATTGGGTTATTGAACGCAGCAATGGTCATTTGTATTGggttatccattttttttattgcgtaatcacgcaaatacgcaacttatctggagctctgtgcATAGTGCGTGTTCAgtttttaaaggaaaagaatgtcaacactaaagtgaaacaaagataaatgaaggcaacagtagtataccgctgttcgaaattcattaaattgatttagaaaaaaaaaccaaatccgggttacaaactaaaactgagggaaacacatcaaatataagaggagaacaacgaaacaacagaaacacagcactaaaatgcaacacacacagaaacgaactaaaataGAACTATGGCTATTTTACTGACTTGGTACtaaacatggtgggttgaacctaatactgtggctagccaaacctcccgcttttatggtaatgttaaatataacatttaaatgacaacattacatgacaggattacaatacaaataaatgggagaaaataagGACAAAGAAACTCACAAAAATGGGAGAAAATAAGGACAAAGAAACtcacaaataatagctatcaaaagataccaggtttataatttaattcgcCAGACGAGCTttacgtctacataagattcatcagtgacgcacgctcagataaaaaagttcgaaagctaagacaagtacaaagttgaagagcactgaggactaaaaattccaaaaagttgtgccaaatacggctaaggttatcttccttagtattttgaataattcatttttttgcaaacagtaaatttataatgactatataatatataaacatgttaaaatcgaAGTGGTGATTAactacagaattaaaaaaatcaataaaaaactacctaaaaccagcacataaaagcagtgtctcaaacgggagcaataatcggcagtgtgtgaaccccgcataagatactaaatttgtaatttattagGTAAACAAACTAATCTTAGTTTTAGGTTTTAtacttgtttttgttgttgttggtatTGTGATTGTCCTTGTCGTTGTTAGTTTTGAGGTTGTCTTTAAAGTCGTTATTTTGGTAGTTGCCTCTGTCGTCGTTGGTCTTGTTGTCTTTGTCGTCGTTGGTTTGGTGGTTGCCTCTGTCGTCGTTGGTATTGTGGTTGTCTTTGTCACCGTTGGTATTGTGGTTGACTCTGTCGTcgttggtttgtttgtttgtttcacagtcgttgtttttgttgttgtctttttcGTCGTTGGTTTAGTTGTTTTTGTGGTCGTTGGTTTTGTGGTTGTCTTCGTCGTCGTTGATCTTGTGGTTGTCTTTGTCGTCGTTGGTTTTGTGGTTGTTGTTGATGTTTTCGTGGTTGTAGGTAATGTTGTTTGTACtgcaaaataatcaaaatgatcAAGTTGTCATGCCATTGTATATCTACATTCGAATCAGTGACAATTTAAGAAGTTTCATTTGAAAGAGCACATTTGTCATACATATGCAATTGCAGTTGAAATTGATGTCAAAGAAAGCATAGAATACAAACTGATcagatagattttttttcattttccagaGTCTTATAATACAATTAGTAGTAAATAATTACTCGATTGATCTTTCATAGATAACGCATCTACTGTTtaatttctatgttttttttctttcctgaTTTTATaaccttaaattaaaaattgttaacCAGATTATTGGAAACAATATAAAAAACCAAAAACCTCGAACCTAATATTATCGTCACAGGCATTAACACTTCACAGCATATATACTTGCATCTTTGTCCATATCAAGAAGACTTATACTAAAATATATGCTTTAATCTTGTGTTTGTTTACTAAAACTATTGTGTTAAAGAACatcagaagataaaaaaaaatcttaatcagCACCTTATACTGATACAATTGCAATAATTTCCGAAATTATCATATACTTGGTGTACAGTATTTACATCAAACATCTGTAAAATCTCTTTgtttattgtgtatattaattaaaaaagtaaagCATTGCAAATACTTGAGTTATACTAAACAGACGAAATTATCATTTAATGTTTCAATGCAATATGTTTAGCTTACGATCACAACAGGATCCTCCATAGCCAGAAGGACAGATACAAGTATTTTGGTTTATATCAAATGTTCCTCCTCTCTGACATTGTCCACACTGTTTGTGTTCTACCGCATTTGCTTGCCACCAACTGACTGGAATGTTACAACTGTTTAAGCACGCTTTAAGTGAATGATATTTGAAAGTATCACAACAGATAGCTTTCTGTCGCTCTTGTACTCCTCTTCCACATGAAGCATTACACGAACCCCACGGAGCCCATTGTTCTACTGTACAATAACCTGATCCACATGCATCACATGAATAATAAAAGTAAGtgcatataaaaaaattgataatatACGCCAATACGTAGATCTTCATTCTGTACacttttaaactattttagaTCATGACACGAAATACAAAATATTATCTCACATACAAATGAAGACAAAGAGAACTGATAATATAAAGTCAAAGGATTATGCtatcaatatttaatatacagtgaatatcattcaatacaaaatattcaattgcaACATGCAAACTTTGATAACATAAACTGTGTGCAAACAGTCGGAAAGCTGACCCCGGTATGATCCCAATCTTCAAAGCAACAATGGAAGTCATGTGACTCCCATATTTGggcatttttttcttcaacaaaaACGAGTCTTTTTCTTCCAAAACatgatataaaatcaaatcaaagcaAGCTGTACGTCACATATACCAATCGTGTAAACTTTTTAGTTCTAACATACAAATTGTTTTGATTATGCGTACTAAATTGGAACACGAGGCCTTCAAACTCGCGGTCGTTTATCGTcgcgtcaattttttttcaacacaTCAGTTGCAATTTCTTTCTTTACTTCTGGAAAACCTATACTGAATTTAAAATAGGTGATGAGGATTTTTATGCACTGGCCTGTGTCAAAATTGTGCAGATTATTACGCTGTTATACACTTCTTGTTGATATTTTCTGACTAAGCGGTTCCGATAGTAATGTACGAGTTACATCCCTTTGTTGACACTTTTCACGAACTATTGTGTCATAAGAAAGTAGCAACAAATGTCGTTTCTAAAGGATTGCTTTCCAACTGATAACTCAATAAAGGAAAAGACACATTTTAAACGTTGGTAGCACATATAAATTGGGTATATATCTTCACAAAGACGGCGCAAATAATTGTGGACTTTAACATTAAGAGATAAAGACGAGAGCATTGAATGTAAATTATTGCAGCACAAATCAGATTTGGTACACGATTTATATGTAAAGATTTAGATAGAAGCGATGTAGTAGTATTGGCTATGCCTGAGGATACATATTTTGCAATGATTAacagctttattttaaaatatttacaaatcaaaatgcaatctgtataaaaagtacaaacttcttatgttttctttttttgtaaagatGTTggtaaataataaaagaaaaagaacttCACGTAATGTAATCATTACCAAACACCGTGCAATTCACCAATTGCgtaattggtgatttccttttgcgAAACCTCAATATAGACAATAATTGTGTTCTGACATACTGACATATTAACGATATAAAGATGAGGCTTAGAAACTGGAAATGCGAGGTTCTTCCGAGCTATTACCTCGTTTCGGgacgaatccttatatcgtttatatgtcaagtTAATACACTGTTATTTTCGTTATACTGCAATCTGGTAAAAAAACCATTTCcaattgttatttatttgatttaaatattggggatAATCTCCCTTTAAAATGCCTTACATCTGGTGGGGAAATATACATAGCAATGCAATATACTTTACCTGTTGAAACCAATTGGTGTTGAATATGTTCGAGTATCGACtacaatatcaacaataagcataaaacataatgatttataggtttgaaacaaaaaatatgatcaagtgaaatatgttttttccgacaattgtaaaagaaataagtttgagttgTTCCACGCTACAGGTTGAAGAGGGTCGTCATGAATATTTAAACATAGTTCAGGCTCTACTATTCATGAGGAAAGTGATATTGGGGAAGTgactgtatacatggtatatgacagaaatatacagtcaacgcattttgaatGCTCAAATAGAATAAGTGCagtataaataaaattttggtcaATCAAAAATGATATTATAGACCGTGTTTTCATCCGCCCCAAAACAATTTATTGGCGAGTTCTTTTAGCTTATGTTCGCTTCAAGAAATGGTGATATAATGGTTGATGTGAtgattaaaaatcagtttaaaagacTAATAATAATTAGGTTTTGACATGGTGCATGTACTAGTTAAAATGTAATAAAGCGAAGACACGAAAGTCAAAACAAGTCAGTTACTGTCCTCAATGATCTGTAATTTCCTTTTATTGTCGGAATACAGTCGTATACatggtcatctcagtaccagaatctatgataaacgagacgattttaattttaaagtattcttttatttgtctttatgaataattacttttactgtttagtctgttgtTGGTGATATTTGACgtcattgtgctatggtaaattgttttattcttgtctttcacCAATGTGCTTTGTTTGaatgcttttttgtttttctttgttatatatgacgtggctctgtacttatgcatcccgttaTTGTACTATGGTTAATATTTGTatacttgtctttcatttttttcgaATGTCTATGTGCCGTTACGTGtgtctttgtttgattttatagtgataaagataCTAATaccatgttgactgctgtaccacaattttagatattttaaccattatttctgtttgttttgttcaacaACAAATGGCATTTTTACGACCTTGAATGTTCACacttcgttgtcaatataatgtataGAAGGGAGCAGCTCAGCCAGCTGTATGACACtgacaaattgtgacttggatggagagttgtcttactggcactaataccacatcttcttatatatatctaTAGAAGCCTCCATCAACTAAATCAGACTGTCCATAGAACTATACGACGAAACCCTGACTCGGATCACCAAGCAAAATACCCTGTGGAGGAAAGTACATCATCCAACACTGAAGTTTGCTTGTTCCATGAGACATCTGGCATCCGTATAATGTAACAACATTCTTTTTTTGAGGAAGAGACTTTCACATGAAACGGTTTCCTAATCTTCCGTTAGCATCGGTTCACTTTTGGATATCTGTCGGATTGTAGTCGGCAGAATCAGGACCCTGTCGTAACGGATTAAAAACGGAATAATCGGGACAAATTCGgctggaaaaaagtaaaattacggTGGACTTAGAATATGGTTAAGCGCTAGCTGCTATGAATCATTTAGATGGGCACTAAATACTTTTTATgataacaaaagaaaagaaaatgaaggaAACATCATATACAAAAAGGTATTTGACAAATCAGAAACTGTCAATGTTGaagatcaatataaaataaaatgtgaagGATTTGATACACGAGGCCGAAATATAAAACTTAGTTGTTTTTCTATAAATATGTACCATACAACTTCGTCCTTACTAGTAAATAGAAAAAAGTTACTTGTGTTCATCAATGATCATCTTCCAGAAGTACTTAACtgtatgaaaaactatcaaatcAATGGAAAACCAGTTGATCTGAATATGCTTAATAAATGCATTTATGACATGATTTCTGTAAACTTTCCGGAACAGGAAAATCATTCAAATTCAACCAAGACAAATGAAAAATCATGTGAAAACATTGAACATTCGCAAGCTAAATCTATTATGTCTATTACATGTACATCTAATACATGTTCAAACACGGAAAATAAgaata
This sequence is a window from Mytilus edulis chromosome 1, xbMytEdul2.2, whole genome shotgun sequence. Protein-coding genes within it:
- the LOC139490994 gene encoding platelet glycoprotein Ib alpha chain-like, which codes for MKIYVLAYIINFFICTYFYYSCDACGSGYCTVEQWAPWGSCNASCGRGVQERQKAICCDTFKYHSLKACLNSCNIPVSWWQANAVEHKQCGQCQRGGTFDINQNTCICPSGYGGSCCDLQTTLPTTTKTSTTTTKPTTTKTTTRSTTTKTTTKPTTTKTTKPTTKKTTTKTTTVKQTNKPTTTESTTIPTVTKTTTIPTTTEATTKPTTTKTTRPTTTEATTKITTLKTTSKLTTTRTITIPTTTKTIQPWAIAVISVSCLGIVSTCCFCLWWHVRSYMRKNRVTKIKPAEEQSC